In the Nitrospinota bacterium genome, ATATTCAGTCAGATAACGACCTGGACCGTGTGCCGGACAGTATCGTTGAGCATGCCCAGTCTTTTCACCTGCGCCTGTCATGGTTGCCACTGTTACGCACAAACTTCAGCGTGGAGTATGCGCATGTACGCAGCGAACTGGAAAACGGCCTTGATGGTGAACAAAACCGGCTTCATTTCAGTGTCTTGTACAGATTCTAAAAAATAGGAAGGTGGGTTTATTTGCTGACAAAATCCCATGCAAGGCGAAAAGCTTCTTTGATCAACTCACCTAACTTTTGCACAGAAGATTCGATAAAATCCAGGTAATTCTGGGCGGCTTTACTGCGTTTGGGTTCATTGGGTTCCGGAAGTTCTTGAACCTGGGAGACTTCCTCTTTCAATGAAGGCTCAGGGATAATAGTTTCTACTGTTGTCACGGGCTCCTCTGGCTCTTGATCCTCATTTTCTTCTATAGTTGGCGGAGATGGCTCGACAGGTTCTGATGCTTGATTCATCGCTGGTTCCCCGGTCACTTTTTCCGCTTCAATGACTTCTTGTTCGGCAACTGCATGATCAGTTTCCTCCGGGGTGTTTATTTCCTGGGGCTCGTTCTCTATGGGTTCATCAACTACTGTTTGATCTAATTCGTTCCCTGAAATCGATGCCTTAACCCCTGTGGTATCGCCACTGATATGGGTTTCCTCTGCATCTACAGGTGTTTGTGGCGTTGCAGCAGGCTCTGAAACTTTGTTGTCTAAGACGGGCTCGGTTGTTTCAGCAACCTCTGGTTCCTTTTCTAAAGGTAAGGGCGTTTGGGTTATCAATGCAGGGGGTTTGGATGGCGCAGATTTTGGGAAAACGAGGTTTAAAATTTCTGGGGGAATGAGTTTATTGTAATACAAATAACCCCCTGAACCTGCAAGGACTAAAATGAGGAGTAAGAATAATTTTCCCGCACCAGACTTTTTTTTCTCCTCTGGAGGAAGAACTTCTCCTTCCTGATCTTCAAATTCGGATTCGGACTCAGGTGTATCAGAGTTTTCCGGTGGAGTTGGTTGATCCTCGTGGTGTTCTTCGTTGTCTGAAAAATCTTCTGGTTTTTCCGATTCTGTATTATCTTGCATATAAAATCCGGCAGTTTTATGAATCCATACTATCTGCCACCGGCAGCAGGCCGGTTAGTGGATGATCTTGTTTAAGGGGTATTCTACGATATCTTCTGCGCCGGCTTTTTTAAGATCCGGAACGATATCTCGCACAAGCTTTTCTTCCAGAATTACATTCACGTCTACCCAACCCTTGTCACTGAGTTCGGAAATGGTGGGCTTTTTCCCGGGAGGAAAAGTTTTCATAATTGCGTCAAGGCTGCTTTTTGGAGCATTCAGCATCAATCCCACTCGTCCATTTGCGGCCATGGCTCCCTGCAACATCATGACAAGGCGATCCACTTTATTTTTTTTCCACTTGTCCTGAGCAGATTGCTTGTTCATGATAAATCGGGTTGTTGATTCCATAAGGGTATCTACAATCCGCAAGTTGTTAGCTTTAAGAGATGATCCGGTTTCTGTAACCTCTACAATCGCGTCTACCAGTTTAGGAGCTTTAACCTCTGTAGCCCCCCAGGAAAACTCGACATTCGCTGTTACGCCTTTATCTTTCAACCAATCGGTAGTCAGGTTCACCACTTCGGTGGCAATGCGTTTGCCTTGCAGGTCCTTGACGGATTGAACAGAGGAATCATTTGGAACACAAAGCACCCAGCGAACCGGCCTGGCAGAAACTTTTGAATAAACCAGAGGAGCGATTTCTTCAACATCGGCGCGATTTTCCAGAATCCAGTCTTTGCCAGTCAGGCCTGCATCCAGCACCCCATCTGTCACATAACGGGCAATTTCCTGGGCCCGAATCAACATGCATTCGATTTCATCATCATCAATGCTGGGAAAATAGGACCTGCTCTTGATAGTGATGTTGTAACCGGCTCTTGCGAAAAGTTTTACAGTTGCTTCTTCCAAGCTTCCTTTTGGAATTCCTAGTTTTAATACGTTACCACTCATTGATTGGCTTCTTTCTGAAAAATTATTTTAGAGGTAAATTATTTTTTATATACTTTATCTGGATCGAAAACTTTCTCTTCAATGATTTTTACGTCACCATTGACTTTCCTGAAAAAACAACTGGTATATCCTTTATGGCAGGCGGCTTTACCTACCTGCTCAACTTTCAGGAGAACCGTGTCGTCATCGCAATCGACAAATACTTCCTTAACGATTTGCACGTTCCCACTTTCCTCGCCTTTCATCCATTGTTTATCACGTGATCGGCTATAAAACCAGGCTTTGCCCGTTTCCAGAGTTTTTTCCCAGGCAATGGTGTTCATATAAGCAAGCATCAGGACTTTTCCGGTTTCTGCGTCCTGAATAATGGCTGGAACAAGACCGCCCATTTTGTCAAAATCCAATTTCATGAAAACTTCTCCAATATGTTAAGCGGATAATCTCCGCAGACCAGCATAACGCTAAAACAATAAGTAAATTATTTAGCCTTGAAGCATTGTGTTTCAAAGGTCAGATTCCCGCACTTCAAGGACCAAGGGTTAATTTCAACCACCTGAGTTGGTTTATATAGGCGAAGAATAAGGGCTCATTATCAAGGCCTCCCAAACCAGATATAAGTATCCACAGGCAAATTGTAATGTTTTTTTGCTGGCAAGCGTTTAAGTGGCTCCACAGGCCATAGCTAAATTTGACTAGTGGGTGAAACTGGAAAATTTAAATTATAATTGATTTTATGTCAACCTTATAATAGCCTGTTTGAAATCGAATTAGTTGATTTTTTTAATTGTTTTGTGGCATTTCACCATTAATTTTTTGGGATTTGCACGATTAATTCTTATTTAAAGAGATCTTATGCCTTCTATCACTCATTTTGAAATTTATAAACCTGCAGAACCATGTAGTTACACGGGCGAAAAACTCCGGGAAGTTATGGAAAAAATAATCTCAGAAACGCTTTCGCCAGACGGTAAAGACTTGAGCTTGAAGGGTTATTGCGTTGGCCAAAATGGAATGACGGTAATTTGCCGGGATGAACGTGTGGCAAAAGTGCGAAGGTTGAATCTGGGGGGTAACCGAATTGGCAATGCGGGAGCCAAGTTATTGGCTGAAGCTGAGTTATTTTCAAAAGTCAACTGGTTGGAACTTGGTGGAAACGATATAGGGCCCGAGGGAATACGTTCCCTGATTAATTCAAGTGTGTTGAAAAAAGTCAAATCTCTTAATCTTTACAGAAATTACCTCAAAGATGAGGGGGCTATTATTTTTGCCAATGAGAACCAGTTGGAAAAAATTGAAGACCTGGATCTGGCTCAGAACGAAATAGGGGATGAAGGCATTCTGGCCCTTTCTCAGTCGAAAAAATTCCCTGAGTTGGTCAGTATCGCATTGGATAATAATTTTTCTTCTACTGAGGGAAAAGAAGAAGCGAAGATCGGTCCTAATTTTAAAAAACTCCAGTCCCTCAACCTGTAATTGCTGGCTGTGCAGCTAGCGAGCATTAGTGAACATGAAATTTTATTTTTACCAGACCAATTCTATTCATTTTTGGATATGAATCACTATGTCAGAAGCCAATAAAGAATATGGCAAGGGCCATTTCCTGATTGCCAATCCTGTTTTGCCGGATCCTAATTTTTCCCGGACGGTGGTATTGCTGTGCAATCATGATGATCAGGGTTCTTTTGGTTTGGTGATTAACCGGGCAGCTCCTGTAAATGCGAACGAAATTTTTGCGGAGATGGGAGTTCCAGATTCCCCTTCAGGTAAAATATACATTGGCGGTCCTGTATCTCCCTCTCAAGTATTTTATCTGTGCCACTCAAAAACTCCTTTGCCGGAGTTAGATGTTATTTGTGATGATGTCTACCTGGGGATGAGTTGGGAACTTCTCGATAATTTAATGACACGCCTGGAAGAGCCGGAAAAAAACATCAGGTTTTATTTGGGCTATTCGGGTTGGGGGGCCGGTCAGCTTGCAGGAGAGATGACTCGGCTAAGCTGGTTGACTTGTGAAGCCCAAAGCGAATATATTTTTCAGGAAAATGAAGATGAAATCTGGGCAAGTGCCGTAAAGTCCATGGGCAAAGATTATGAATACCTGATCAAAGCTCCTGTTAACCCTCAATGGAACTAACCACTCGCCGTGGGGGCAATGAGCAATGACTTTTTTTTGCGAGCGGGGTATGTATGCGGCTTAAGAAGTTTTTGCCAATTTCTTCCGGGCGTGGCCCGGTGGAAATGCTTTATCAACCTCCTGCATCTCAACAAATTTATAAATCCACCATTCCACCTCGATACCACGGTGTTGCCGTGGAAGAATATTTTTCATCACGCTTTCCTTATCAAACACGGGAAGCCTGGATTGAGCAGATCTTGAACGGTGATATCCTGTTAAATGGTGAAATAGCTTTGCCGGGAAATGTTCTCAGTGAGGGAGACCGCATCATCACTAATGCGGGTGTTCGTCAGGAACCTCCGGCAGACCGCAGGCTGAAGGTTGTTTATGAAGACAGGCATATCCGTGTGTTCAATAAGCCGGCACCCATTCCGGTTCATCCGAGTGGAAGATATTTTCAAAACAGCATGACCGAAGTCCTGCGGAAAATGTATCCTGAAGAGATCCCGCGTCCTGTGCAGAGGTTGGACGCAACGACCACAGGATTGATTGTGTTTGCCCGTTCTAAGCAGGCAGCGGGTTTTATAATGAAAGAATTCAAGAAGCAACGGATAAAAAAAGAATACCTTGCTCTGGTAAAAGGAAAACCCGAACAGAAAAGGTTCACTTTAAATGAGCCGATAGGGGTGCGTGCCGGGGCCAAACGGGGCGTGGGTGAGGGCATCTTAAAGCCACAATCTGCAATCACACAAGTGGAATGGTTAGCCTCTAACGATACTCATTCAATTTTGAAAGTGATTCCCTTGTCTGGCAGAACCAATCAGATTCGTGTGCATTTATCCAATTATGGTCTGCCAATTTTAAATGACGAGATCTATGGTGAAGGAGAAAGTGAAACTTATGAGTATGGGCTCCACGCCTGGACGTTGAGTTTTCAATGTTTCGACCGTTATTTTGAGTTTAAGGCACCCCCTCCTCCTCATTTTCATTCTTATTGTTCAGGGTTGGAAAACTTATGAACTTAATGCCGTCGCCTTTTCTTTCTGACGCTCCATTGGGGCAACAATCATTGATAACACGCGCCCGAAGTTCGTATTGGCTGGCACCGATGGCGGGAATCACCGATGTTTGTTTTCGCCAGTTGATGGATGAAATGCAAGCCGGTGTCTTGATTTCAGAACTGGTGTCGGCAAAAGGACTCTTTTTCAATTCTCAAAAGACCCGGAAAATGATGCGCATCCATAAAAACCCCGGGACCATTGTGGGAATACAGCTTTTCGGCGAGTCGGCAGAAGACATTGTCAAGGCGGTGAGTGCTGTTGAAGAAACCGGTGCCGATTTTGTCGACATCAATATGGGTTGCCCGGTAAAAAAAGTGATTAAAAAAGGATGCGGGGCGGCGTTGATGCGTGATCCGGTTCATCTGGAATCTTTCCTGACAACGATTAAAAAAGGCATCCGTCTGCCTCTCACCGTAAAGATGAGAACAGGGTGGAATGAAAACGAGCTGACCATTCACGAATGTGTCGAGGCCGCTTATCAGTCTGGCTGCGAATGGGTGGCCATTCATGGTCGCACTCGAGCTCAGGGTTATGAAGGTAAAGCGGATTGGGATCTCATTGCGGAAGTCAAGCAAAGGGCTAAACTGCCAATCATTGGCAATGGCGACATCCGCAGTGCGGATCAGGCAAAACAAAGGTTGCGGGAATCAGGAGTGGACGCCGTGATGATCGGTCGTGGTGCATTAAGAAATCCATGGATTTTTAAGGAATGCGCCGGTGTTTCAGTTGAGCGTGCCAACTTTGAACTTCTCAAACGCTACTTGACCGGATTGCAGGAAAACTACGATATACGATCCACCCTCATTTTTTTGCGCAAGTTTGCGTCCTGGCTGGTGTTTGGTTATCCCGGTGCGGCTAAGTTTCGAAAAAAAATGTTCGAATGCCAAACTGCTTCAGAAGTCATGCATCAGGCAGAAGAATTTTTCAGCCAGGTTCAACACCTTCCCCCTCCTCGATTCGAAGATAATGAGGCGTTCATGATGGGTGGACACGGCTAACCACTCGCCGTGGGGGCAATGTGCAATGACTCTGGTTGGCGAGCAAAACAAGCTGGCCGCTCAATCAGCTATTTCCTGTGGCCTCCCCTGCAAAGGGGGCACTCGCCGTGGGGCCCCGGTCAGCGGCGGGTGGCGAATAGAACCCTCTGGGGTTGGCTTGTCATGCTGAGTTTGTCGAATGAAACGAACCCTTTTTCAGAGAACTATCATTGAATCAGAAAAAAACTACTTTCAAGAAAACGCGTCCAGATAGTGTGCGCAAGAAGTATAAGAAGCAGGAAGAGTATACCCTCTACGGATGGAATTCCTGCATGAGCGCGTTCAAGGCAAGACCGGAAAGTCTCTTGCGTGTATTTTTCAGCCGTGCACGATCCTCTGAATTGAAAGAGGTCAAAGCTTATTGTGGAAAAAATAAACTTCCCTACCGCGTGTTGGATCAGGAGTCTCTCAATAAAGTAGCGTCAGGGGTTCACCATGAAGGTGTGGTCATGGTCGTCAAACCGATCTTGCCTGAATCGGTTCATCGTTTGATCAGAGGCAAAATGTCTGAACAGGGGCTTGTCGTTGCGTTAGACAATATTGATAACCCACATAATCAGGGAGCGATTTTGCGGACCTGCGCCTATTTTGGTGTGGAGGGCTTAATCGTTCCCGGAGATAAAAAGGCGATCCCATCTTCTGCCGCGCGAATGGCGGAAGGCGGACTCGAAGAGGTCCCGGTATTCAGCTGCACAGACCTGCCATCCGCCTTGAGAGACTGCAGGGAACAGGGATGGTTTGTAGTAGGGGCTGACACGGACGCAAAAGAAACTCTCTTCGATGTAAAGATAAAATTTCCCGCTGTAGTGGTGATGGGTAATGAGCAGGAGGGGCTTTCAAACCGGGTCAAACAAAAATGTGACAAGGTGGTTCAGATTCCGGGAAAGGGAGCCTTGCAATCCCTCAACGTATCCGTAGCGGCGGGAATTATTCTTGCCGAAATCGACCGGCTTCGATCAAATAAAAGTTAGCGGATTCTTTATTTTTCTAAACATTACTTCATGACATTCTTCGCCAAACTCCACCCCATGATCGTTCACTTCCCAGTAGGGTTATTGGCAAGTGGAGTGGCTTTTGAAATTTATGGATCCCTGCGCAACGATGAGGTGGCAAAAACCGCGGGCCGGTTTAACACCCGCTTTGGGTTCTGGTGCCTGTTCCCCGTTTTGCTGGTCGGCTTTCTTGGCATGCTCAGCCTGGAAAATACCGAAAAGTTCCGTGACTTTTTATCCCGTCATTTGTTGTTCGCCTTCACCACTACAGGTGTCTACATTACAGCCATTATTGTTGCCAGATATTTTCATCAAACCTGGGGCAGGGTTTTATATTTATTGATCATTGCCGTTGGGGGGGCTTGTGTTCTCGGCACGGGCTACTTTGGAGGTGAGCTGGTTCACCGTTTCGGGGTTTCCACACATTAAGCTAGAAGACCAGGCTGTAACCGGAAAACAGGCAGGTGCCCATTGCCAGGAGTCCGGCTGAGTAAAAGCCGATAGCGGTTCTCGAAAAGGTATTGGTGTAGGCGTAGCCCGTGGAGAATCCATATAAAATGGTAAACAAAAACGAATAGCCCTGATGCCCTTCAACATCTACAACCGCGAGAAGGTTGATATCCACGGAGACCATTCCCGAAAAATCGGCAACAACCGAAGCGAACAGACCCAGGCTCAGGTTGAACGCACCCGCGGCTTTTAGTTTGTCATCATTTTTTTTGCGGGCTAAAAAAAGCAGGGCCAACCCTGCAACGAATAAGGCAGGGGGAAAATGAGAAATAAAAGGGTGAAACGATACAGAACTGATCATTGGAGTTCTTGATTTGGCTGATAGCGGGGAAGACTCTCCAAGCAGAGCCAAAAGGATTTGTTTGTGCTATCGTTCGTTGGCTCGACGCCTAGGTTTCTTTTTTTCTCAGGTCGCCTGCGATATCGAGGTCGGCTTCTGTCAGGTTGACATCCACATCAACTTTTGTAGCGGCACTGATATCCTGTTCCAAAGAATCCATGTTGACGGTTTGCTTGAGACCTTCCGCCTCATCCATGACCTCTTGTTTCAGGCCGCTGAATGTCCTCTGAAACTCACCCCAGCCTTTACCAATGGCTTTTGCGAGTTTGGGAAGATTTTGCGGACCAATCACCACAACGGCGATGCCCAATATTATCATCAGTTCAAAAAATCCGATATCAAACATTCTTGTGCTCCCTAATCTTGTCCTGAGAAAAACCATTCTAACAGATTACAGGCATAAATGCATCGTGTTTTAGTTCACCACGAACCTTGAATAATAGGTGGTTTGGGGTAGTATAGGGTGAGTTTATGAGAATTATTCGAGGCACAAAAAATATAACCGGTCCGATTCCCTATCCTGTAATAGCGATAGGCAATTTTGATGGAGTGCATGTGGGTCATCAGGCCCTGTTCCGCAAAACGGCGGAGCTCGCCACGGAGAATGAGGGCACCTCCATCGCGTTCACCTTCGAACCGCACCCCTTGAAAATCATTGCGCCGGAAAAAGTCCCTCCCCTATTGACCCACTTCAAGAAAAAGATGGAGTTGATAGAATCGTTTGGAATCAACCTGGTCATTTGCGCCGACTTCACCCGAAAATTTGCCGACCAGCAACCGCGGGATTTTTCAAAAAATATCCTTTTCGAAAAAATAGGGGTGAAGGAGGTGGTGGTCGGATTCGACTACGCGTTCGGACGTGGCAGGGAGGGAACCATTCCCTACCTTAAAAAGATGGGCGAAGAGTTTGGGTTCAAGGTGCATGTGGTCGATCCTTTCCAGGTCAACGGTCAAACGGTGAGCAGTTCTCATGTGCGGGAACTGATCGAATCGGGAGAGGTGGAGGCGGCCAGTCAATTCCTGGGCCGCGACTATTCCATAACAGGCCCGGTTGTTTCCGGTTATAAAACCGGCCAGGCCATTGGGTTCCCGACCGCCAATATAGACACTTCCAAGGTGCAGATACCGGGCACAGGGGTGTATGCGGTTCGCGTGGTTCATGAAGATAACGCTCATGATGCGGTCGCGAATATCGGGTTCAACCCCACCTTCAACCGCGACCGGTTGAGCGTGGAAGTGCATATCTTTGACTTCAACCAGGTGATCTACAACCATGAAATTGAAGTCCAGTTCGTGGCACGTATTCGCAGCGAAAAAACTTTCAAGTCTGCCGACGATCTGGTCGTTCAGATTAAACAGGACATTGATAAAGCCAGGGAAATACTGAAACATTGAAAAAAACCCGACAACTATTAATCGGACTCGCCATAGCCGCCGTCGCGCTCTATTACACCCTGCGCAATGTATCAGTGGACGCACTGCTTGACTCTTTCAAAGATATTGACTTCATCTATATCCTGCCCGCATTGGGGTTCACCATGATCAGTTATGTGACCCGTGCCTACCGCTGGCAGGTTCTGCTTCAACCGTTCAAACAAATTTCAGTTAAAGAAATTTATGCACCGCTTATGATCGGGTTTATGGGAAACATATTACCCGCGCGGGCGGGGGAGTTCCTCCGCGCCTATTTAGTCGGAAAAAAGCACGGAATCACTTTCGCGGGATCGTTTTCGACCATCATTGTCGAGCGATTGTTCGACCTGGTCATCCTGCTGATATTGTTCGTGTGGGTCTTTGTGTTCCATACAGATTTGTTTGACCCGCAACTCACCTTTTCCGGGTTGTCCGTTCAAACCATGGTGTCAGGATTCGGAAAGTTCAGCGCGATCGTCGTTATGGGTTTGCTCTGTTTCATGTTTTTACTGGCTTATAAAGAAAAACTGGTTAAAGGCTGGGTCGGCTGGCTGGTGAAACCCATCCCGGAAAAATGGCGGGAGAAAATTCTGTTCATGCTCGAAGAGTTTGCGTTAGGGTGCAAAATCATCAAAGACTCCGGAGCGCTGGCGAAGATCGTTTTTTTCTCAGTGCTAACCTGGGTCGCATTAGTATCGGCCTATTATCCATTATATTTTGCTTATGATCTGCAGGATAAAAGTTTGGAGTCCCTGTTGCTGTTAGCCGTCATGATTTGCGTACTCATAACGATTCTGCCCACACCGGGTTTTCTGGGCTCGTTCAACGCCGGGGTTTTGATAGCCCTTCACGATATCCGGGGAGAAGCCGAAATAGCCGCCGTCAGTTTTGGCATGGTGGCCTGGGCGGTGGGATTCATCGTGCTGATAGGTGGCGGGCTGTTCTTCATTTTTAAAGATCATATGTCGGTGCAGTCGCTGATCAAAGCTGAGGAGGAAGCCGAAGCCGAGCTGGAACACACCGAGATCGAAGGCCACAAATTATAAGAGGCATGAATCGGGCGGGATTAATAGACGTTTTAATTCCGGTGGAATTTGCTATAATGCGGTTTCAAATTTATCCAGATGTATGCCGAAGTGGCGGAATTGGTAGACGCGCATGATTCAGGTTCATGTGTCCGCAAGGACGTGGAAGTTCGAGTCTTCTCT is a window encoding:
- a CDS encoding ATP phosphoribosyltransferase, with protein sequence MSGNVLKLGIPKGSLEEATVKLFARAGYNITIKSRSYFPSIDDDEIECMLIRAQEIARYVTDGVLDAGLTGKDWILENRADVEEIAPLVYSKVSARPVRWVLCVPNDSSVQSVKDLQGKRIATEVVNLTTDWLKDKGVTANVEFSWGATEVKAPKLVDAIVEVTETGSSLKANNLRIVDTLMESTTRFIMNKQSAQDKWKKNKVDRLVMMLQGAMAANGRVGLMLNAPKSSLDAIMKTFPPGKKPTISELSDKGWVDVNVILEEKLVRDIVPDLKKAGAEDIVEYPLNKIIH
- the hisI gene encoding phosphoribosyl-AMP cyclohydrolase, with amino-acid sequence MKLDFDKMGGLVPAIIQDAETGKVLMLAYMNTIAWEKTLETGKAWFYSRSRDKQWMKGEESGNVQIVKEVFVDCDDDTVLLKVEQVGKAACHKGYTSCFFRKVNGDVKIIEEKVFDPDKVYKK
- a CDS encoding YqgE/AlgH family protein, coding for MSEANKEYGKGHFLIANPVLPDPNFSRTVVLLCNHDDQGSFGLVINRAAPVNANEIFAEMGVPDSPSGKIYIGGPVSPSQVFYLCHSKTPLPELDVICDDVYLGMSWELLDNLMTRLEEPEKNIRFYLGYSGWGAGQLAGEMTRLSWLTCEAQSEYIFQENEDEIWASAVKSMGKDYEYLIKAPVNPQWN
- a CDS encoding RluA family pseudouridine synthase, encoding MEMLYQPPASQQIYKSTIPPRYHGVAVEEYFSSRFPYQTREAWIEQILNGDILLNGEIALPGNVLSEGDRIITNAGVRQEPPADRRLKVVYEDRHIRVFNKPAPIPVHPSGRYFQNSMTEVLRKMYPEEIPRPVQRLDATTTGLIVFARSKQAAGFIMKEFKKQRIKKEYLALVKGKPEQKRFTLNEPIGVRAGAKRGVGEGILKPQSAITQVEWLASNDTHSILKVIPLSGRTNQIRVHLSNYGLPILNDEIYGEGESETYEYGLHAWTLSFQCFDRYFEFKAPPPPHFHSYCSGLENL
- the dusB gene encoding tRNA dihydrouridine synthase DusB; translation: MNLMPSPFLSDAPLGQQSLITRARSSYWLAPMAGITDVCFRQLMDEMQAGVLISELVSAKGLFFNSQKTRKMMRIHKNPGTIVGIQLFGESAEDIVKAVSAVEETGADFVDINMGCPVKKVIKKGCGAALMRDPVHLESFLTTIKKGIRLPLTVKMRTGWNENELTIHECVEAAYQSGCEWVAIHGRTRAQGYEGKADWDLIAEVKQRAKLPIIGNGDIRSADQAKQRLRESGVDAVMIGRGALRNPWIFKECAGVSVERANFELLKRYLTGLQENYDIRSTLIFLRKFASWLVFGYPGAAKFRKKMFECQTASEVMHQAEEFFSQVQHLPPPRFEDNEAFMMGGHG
- the rlmB gene encoding 23S rRNA (guanosine(2251)-2'-O)-methyltransferase RlmB produces the protein MSAFKARPESLLRVFFSRARSSELKEVKAYCGKNKLPYRVLDQESLNKVASGVHHEGVVMVVKPILPESVHRLIRGKMSEQGLVVALDNIDNPHNQGAILRTCAYFGVEGLIVPGDKKAIPSSAARMAEGGLEEVPVFSCTDLPSALRDCREQGWFVVGADTDAKETLFDVKIKFPAVVVMGNEQEGLSNRVKQKCDKVVQIPGKGALQSLNVSVAAGIILAEIDRLRSNKS
- a CDS encoding DUF2231 domain-containing protein → MTFFAKLHPMIVHFPVGLLASGVAFEIYGSLRNDEVAKTAGRFNTRFGFWCLFPVLLVGFLGMLSLENTEKFRDFLSRHLLFAFTTTGVYITAIIVARYFHQTWGRVLYLLIIAVGGACVLGTGYFGGELVHRFGVSTH
- a CDS encoding bifunctional riboflavin kinase/FAD synthetase, whose amino-acid sequence is MRIIRGTKNITGPIPYPVIAIGNFDGVHVGHQALFRKTAELATENEGTSIAFTFEPHPLKIIAPEKVPPLLTHFKKKMELIESFGINLVICADFTRKFADQQPRDFSKNILFEKIGVKEVVVGFDYAFGRGREGTIPYLKKMGEEFGFKVHVVDPFQVNGQTVSSSHVRELIESGEVEAASQFLGRDYSITGPVVSGYKTGQAIGFPTANIDTSKVQIPGTGVYAVRVVHEDNAHDAVANIGFNPTFNRDRLSVEVHIFDFNQVIYNHEIEVQFVARIRSEKTFKSADDLVVQIKQDIDKAREILKH
- a CDS encoding flippase-like domain-containing protein; protein product: MKKTRQLLIGLAIAAVALYYTLRNVSVDALLDSFKDIDFIYILPALGFTMISYVTRAYRWQVLLQPFKQISVKEIYAPLMIGFMGNILPARAGEFLRAYLVGKKHGITFAGSFSTIIVERLFDLVILLILFVWVFVFHTDLFDPQLTFSGLSVQTMVSGFGKFSAIVVMGLLCFMFLLAYKEKLVKGWVGWLVKPIPEKWREKILFMLEEFALGCKIIKDSGALAKIVFFSVLTWVALVSAYYPLYFAYDLQDKSLESLLLLAVMICVLITILPTPGFLGSFNAGVLIALHDIRGEAEIAAVSFGMVAWAVGFIVLIGGGLFFIFKDHMSVQSLIKAEEEAEAELEHTEIEGHKL